In the Opitutaceae bacterium genome, one interval contains:
- a CDS encoding CRTAC1 family protein produces MAHTRAIMTSREQAWRRIRRSAFAGILAVFGSANVSIGTVEPGFIEVADEVGLGVISGGRTRTADLDGDGRSDLILFPTGKEAMEPMVFMNRADPEAAWGFRFVLLEETGLPHLVFGDLLNFADLDNDGHKDAVITRYLDYLQDTFAEPLDPPRRSGWMRGDGSGHFEEPQEFEGALPATTSALAVGDVNRDGLSDLWIGNWYEKYFTGYEAFSNDLLLQYPHDGDRLGFIRWPIPDETLPTDYREDRRGRPTYGAMIARLDDGPLPMLLEMNYGRRWNRLYRMAFQTDILAGREQGRDLVAERSRRSDRPGFEAAQVVRGLTGIDIAPAVTFDGDPIRHGLHPAWLKEWAKENPRYERIDEFPFRSNGNTFDAAVGDIDNDGDFDVFVSTIKHAWAGDSSDVSRFFVNLLKETGTFMLENRPELSVDRWPPAPAEGEEEPEVRKKQNQGDIFCELADLDQDGRLDLILCSSDYPDPPPYEERLRIFMQEEDGTFADRTEAIDIRLYGAGQPALADYDGDGDLDIAASQSFNKIDEARKRAAGLANGTLTDPEGPIAEAKPRYHVFLNNLTDGRRSIILRLVGDPAQGVARDALGAIVRLTADLDGDPATPPITQMRQLIGIGGHGGKQHDFIVHFGLGRAEQAERIEIEWPGIGVEDTVLDHVPAGNMTVRLGD; encoded by the coding sequence GTGGCACACACACGTGCGATCATGACCAGTCGGGAGCAGGCATGGCGGCGAATCAGAAGATCCGCCTTCGCCGGGATCCTGGCTGTCTTCGGCAGTGCCAACGTTTCGATCGGCACGGTGGAACCGGGTTTTATCGAGGTGGCGGACGAGGTCGGGCTGGGGGTCATCTCGGGAGGCCGGACGAGGACGGCGGATCTGGATGGTGACGGCCGTTCCGACCTCATCCTCTTTCCGACCGGCAAGGAGGCGATGGAGCCGATGGTCTTCATGAACCGGGCCGACCCGGAGGCGGCCTGGGGTTTCCGGTTCGTCCTGCTTGAGGAGACCGGGCTGCCCCATCTCGTTTTCGGCGACCTGCTCAATTTCGCCGACCTCGATAACGACGGACACAAGGATGCGGTCATCACCCGTTACCTGGATTACCTGCAGGACACCTTTGCCGAGCCGCTCGATCCGCCCCGGCGGAGCGGGTGGATGCGGGGGGACGGCTCCGGGCATTTCGAGGAACCCCAGGAGTTCGAAGGGGCCCTCCCGGCCACGACCTCGGCACTGGCGGTCGGCGACGTCAACCGCGACGGACTGTCCGATCTCTGGATCGGCAACTGGTATGAGAAGTACTTCACCGGCTACGAGGCGTTTTCCAACGACCTTCTCCTTCAGTATCCGCATGATGGTGACAGACTGGGCTTCATCCGGTGGCCGATCCCGGACGAGACCTTGCCGACGGATTATCGGGAGGACCGGAGGGGCCGCCCGACCTACGGGGCGATGATCGCCCGACTGGACGATGGACCCCTGCCCATGCTCCTGGAGATGAATTACGGCCGAAGATGGAACCGGCTCTACCGGATGGCCTTCCAGACCGACATCCTGGCCGGCCGGGAGCAAGGGCGCGACCTGGTGGCGGAGCGGTCACGCCGCAGCGACCGCCCGGGATTCGAGGCGGCCCAGGTGGTCCGGGGCCTCACCGGCATCGACATTGCCCCGGCGGTGACCTTCGACGGGGATCCCATTCGGCACGGCCTCCATCCGGCTTGGCTGAAGGAGTGGGCCAAAGAAAATCCGCGCTATGAGCGGATTGATGAGTTTCCCTTCCGGTCCAACGGCAATACCTTCGATGCGGCGGTGGGCGACATCGACAACGACGGCGATTTCGACGTTTTTGTCTCCACGATCAAGCACGCCTGGGCGGGCGATTCTTCCGATGTTTCCCGGTTCTTTGTGAATCTGCTGAAGGAAACCGGGACCTTCATGCTGGAGAACCGGCCGGAACTGAGCGTGGATCGGTGGCCGCCGGCTCCGGCAGAGGGCGAGGAAGAGCCCGAAGTGCGCAAGAAGCAGAACCAGGGTGACATCTTCTGCGAATTGGCGGACCTCGATCAGGATGGGCGCCTCGACCTGATCCTCTGTTCCTCGGATTACCCGGACCCTCCCCCGTATGAGGAACGCCTCAGGATCTTCATGCAGGAGGAAGACGGCACCTTCGCCGATCGGACGGAGGCCATCGACATCCGTCTCTACGGAGCGGGGCAGCCGGCGCTGGCGGACTATGACGGGGATGGGGATCTGGATATCGCGGCCAGCCAATCCTTCAACAAGATCGACGAAGCCCGCAAGCGGGCGGCCGGACTGGCCAACGGCACCCTGACCGACCCGGAGGGACCGATCGCGGAAGCAAAACCCCGCTATCATGTCTTCCTGAACAACCTGACGGACGGGCGGCGTTCGATCATCCTTCGGCTGGTCGGGGATCCGGCGCAGGGCGTGGCGCGTGATGCGCTCGGGGCGATCGTCCGCCTGACGGCGGATCTTGACGGCGATCCGGCGACCCCGCCGATCACCCAGATGCGCCAGTTGATCGGCATCGGCGGTCACGGCGGCAAGCAGCACGATTTCATCGTCCATTTCGGACTGGGTCGGGCCGAGCAGGCCGAACGCATCGAAATCGAGTGGCCGGGTATCGGCGTGGAGGATACGGTGCTGGACCATGTGCCGGCGGGGAACATGACGGTGCGGTTGGGGGACTGA
- a CDS encoding glycoside hydrolase family 38 C-terminal domain-containing protein, with protein sequence MSKKEIHLVCNAHLDPVWLWEWEEGAAEALSTFRSAADLCEEFPGFVFNHNEAVLYRWIEEYEPKLFERIRRLIKAGRWRIMGGWYLQPDCNLPAGESFVRQILAGRVYFREAFKVWPTTAMNFDSFGHTRGLVQILARSGYDSYLFCRPDKTWLDLPAENFQWVGFDGSTVTGLRTLTHYLTPLGKAAEHLREFIKEFGDRDPTLFLWGVGNHGGGPSRKDIREVDQVRAVADHRIEHAWPERYFEALRRKGATPPRVETSIRPWAVGCYTSMSRVKRLHRQLENELYKAEKMAVRAWMSGRMTYPSEELMEATRDLLFSEFHDILPGSCVEPSEAAAIRQINHGLEILSRVQARAFFALTHGQPRAKPGEMILFACNPHPYPVDAVMECEFNLPDFNRTGTISLPTLRMGGRKVPCQLEKELSSLPIDWRKRVVFRARLAPSSVARFECTVERVAPETFTLPVMTGGGYTFKTDEIEVRINGRTGLIDRYRIGGIDHLKAGSFAPEILADTIDPWEMSRKRLGKVVGRFRAADRKTAARFAGLEQLGELAPVRVIEDGAVRCVVEAILVCGSSTIVVQYKLPKSGYEIEVDYRVFWAEKTRALKIALKTPDGKSRCLGQTAYGREDLPTNGDEAVAQRWVAIDSPGIGRTLTCINDGTYGCDFRGGVLRINLLRSPAYSAHPVPGTKPLREDRFAPRLDQGEHRFRFWIQGGPTVDRLRRIEREAQVRNESPVVRSFQPDGLGKPLTTGLTVSDSSIVVSAVKRAELKDRVVIRLFESTGRRREIRIREASWGLDARVSIEPFEIRTFVWDPRKRRLRETDLMEGMGPGRSTGK encoded by the coding sequence ATGTCAAAGAAAGAAATCCATCTGGTCTGCAACGCGCATCTCGACCCGGTCTGGCTCTGGGAGTGGGAGGAGGGGGCGGCGGAGGCCCTTTCCACCTTTCGCTCGGCAGCCGATCTCTGCGAGGAATTCCCCGGCTTCGTTTTCAACCACAATGAGGCGGTTCTTTACCGATGGATCGAGGAGTACGAGCCGAAGCTCTTTGAGCGGATCCGGCGGTTGATCAAGGCCGGTCGCTGGCGGATCATGGGCGGCTGGTACCTCCAGCCGGACTGCAATCTTCCGGCCGGCGAATCCTTTGTCCGGCAGATCCTGGCCGGCCGGGTCTATTTCCGGGAGGCGTTCAAAGTCTGGCCGACCACGGCCATGAATTTCGATTCGTTCGGCCACACCCGGGGTCTCGTTCAGATTCTCGCGCGCTCGGGTTACGATTCCTACCTCTTCTGCCGTCCCGACAAGACGTGGCTGGATCTGCCGGCGGAGAATTTCCAATGGGTTGGATTTGACGGGTCGACGGTCACGGGACTGCGCACCCTCACCCACTATCTGACGCCTCTGGGGAAGGCGGCCGAGCACCTGCGCGAGTTCATCAAAGAGTTCGGTGACCGCGATCCGACCCTGTTTCTCTGGGGAGTCGGAAACCATGGTGGCGGACCTTCACGCAAGGACATCCGCGAGGTGGACCAGGTCCGCGCAGTGGCGGACCACCGCATTGAGCATGCGTGGCCCGAGCGCTACTTCGAGGCACTGCGGCGCAAAGGAGCAACGCCGCCCAGGGTCGAGACGAGCATTCGCCCGTGGGCGGTCGGCTGCTACACCTCGATGTCGCGGGTCAAACGCCTGCATCGCCAGCTGGAAAACGAACTCTACAAGGCGGAGAAGATGGCGGTGCGTGCCTGGATGTCGGGTCGCATGACGTATCCGTCGGAGGAGTTGATGGAAGCAACCCGGGACCTGCTCTTCTCCGAGTTCCATGACATCCTGCCGGGCAGCTGCGTGGAGCCTTCGGAGGCGGCCGCCATCCGGCAGATCAACCATGGCCTCGAGATCCTCTCGAGGGTCCAGGCCCGGGCCTTTTTTGCCCTCACTCATGGTCAACCCAGGGCGAAGCCGGGCGAGATGATCCTCTTTGCCTGCAATCCTCATCCCTATCCGGTCGATGCGGTCATGGAGTGCGAATTCAATCTCCCGGATTTCAACCGGACCGGGACGATCAGCCTGCCCACCTTGCGCATGGGAGGCCGGAAAGTCCCCTGCCAATTGGAGAAGGAGCTGAGCAGCCTGCCGATCGACTGGCGCAAGCGGGTCGTCTTTCGGGCGCGTCTGGCCCCATCATCGGTCGCGCGCTTCGAATGCACGGTGGAACGTGTCGCACCGGAGACATTCACGCTGCCGGTCATGACCGGTGGTGGATACACCTTCAAGACGGATGAAATTGAAGTCCGGATCAACGGGCGGACCGGCCTGATCGACCGCTACCGGATCGGCGGCATCGACCACCTGAAGGCCGGGTCCTTTGCACCTGAAATCCTGGCGGATACCATCGATCCCTGGGAAATGTCGCGGAAGCGACTTGGAAAGGTGGTGGGGCGGTTCCGCGCTGCGGACCGGAAGACAGCGGCCCGTTTTGCCGGGCTGGAGCAACTGGGTGAACTCGCTCCCGTGCGGGTCATCGAGGACGGTGCGGTCCGATGTGTGGTCGAGGCGATTCTGGTCTGCGGCTCATCAACCATTGTCGTCCAGTACAAACTCCCGAAGTCCGGATATGAAATCGAAGTGGATTACCGCGTCTTCTGGGCGGAAAAAACCCGCGCCCTGAAGATCGCGTTGAAGACGCCGGATGGGAAGTCGCGCTGTCTCGGCCAGACCGCTTACGGACGGGAGGACCTGCCGACCAACGGAGACGAAGCGGTGGCCCAGCGGTGGGTGGCCATCGATTCGCCCGGGATTGGTCGGACGCTGACCTGCATCAATGACGGCACTTACGGGTGCGATTTCCGGGGCGGGGTTCTTCGGATCAATCTTCTGCGATCGCCGGCCTATTCCGCGCATCCGGTACCGGGGACAAAACCTCTGCGCGAAGATCGATTCGCCCCGCGTCTGGACCAGGGCGAGCACCGTTTCCGCTTCTGGATCCAGGGCGGTCCGACCGTCGATCGCTTGAGGCGGATTGAACGGGAGGCGCAAGTCCGCAACGAAAGCCCGGTGGTGCGGTCATTCCAGCCGGATGGGCTGGGGAAGCCACTCACGACAGGACTGACGGTGAGTGACTCATCCATCGTGGTCTCAGCGGTCAAGCGGGCGGAATTGAAGGACCGGGTGGTCATCCGGCTGTTTGAGTCGACCGGACGGCGCCGAGAGATTCGGATTCGTGAAGCTTCCTGGGGATTGGATGCGAGGGTCTCGATCGAACCGTTCGAGATTCGGACGTTTGTCTGGGATCCGCGGAAACGAAGACTCCGGGAGACGGATCTGATGGAAGGAATGGGTCCGGGAAGGAGCACGGGCAAATGA